One stretch of Plodia interpunctella isolate USDA-ARS_2022_Savannah chromosome 10, ilPloInte3.2, whole genome shotgun sequence DNA includes these proteins:
- the LOC128673084 gene encoding phosphotriesterase-related protein isoform X2, protein MAGKVQTVLGDVTPDQLGHTLTHEHLAMNFSYFYTPPPEKIADQFQDTHMGNVGYIRQYPYSSQFNLELGDQAAKDAVLQDVKMFKRSGGGTIVENSTEGLQRAVGFYKRVSQDTSVHIVAGSGYYIADIQPKLSHISEEVMYERMLNDMTEGFEEDSSVKAGFLGEIASGWPLKDFERRAIKAAGQVQLQLGCPVSFHPHRLPDAPFEIIRLYLEAGGKPDKAVMSHLDRTLQDESKLLDFSDLGTYCQFDLFGTEVSYYQLNPSVDMPSDAQRLDRIAMLVREGRSDRVLMSHDIHTKHRLAAFGGHGYSHIINNVVPRMPARGFADDVIQQITVLNPATWLTMN, encoded by the exons ATGGCTGGAAAAGTGCAGACCG ttCTAGGAGATGTAACCCCAGACCAGCTGGGTCACACTCTAACACACGAGCACCTAGCTATGAACTTCAGCTACTTCTACACTCCTCCCCCCGAGAAGATCGCCGACCAGTTCCAAGACACCCACATGGGAAACGTGGGGTACATCAGACAGTACCCATACAGCTCTCAGTTCAATTTGGAGTTAGGTGATCAAGCCGCAAAGGATGCAGTTTTGCAGGACGTCAAAATGTTCAAAAGAAGTGGTGGTG GCACAATCGTTGAAAATTCCACAGAAGGTTTACAAAGAGCCGTTGGTTTCTACAAGCGGGTGTCCCAGGACACCTCCGTTCACATTGTCGCCGGTTCCGGTTACTACATAGCTGATATACAGCCCAAACTCAGCCATATCAGTGAAGAAGTGATGTACGAACGAATGTTGAACGATATGACTGAAGGTTTTGAGGAGGACAGCTCGGTAAAGGCAGGGTTTCTGGGCGAAATTGCTAGTGGCTGGCCTTTGAAAG ACTTCGAACGCAGAGCCATCAAAGCGGCTGGTCAAGTGCAACTGCAGCTGGGGTGTCCAGTCAGCTTCCACCCGCACCGGTTGCCGGATGCACCCTTCGAGATCATCCGGCTGTACTTGGAAGCCGGAGGGAAGCCGGACAAGGCTGTCATGAGCCATTTAGACC GTACCCTACAAGACGAGAGCAAACTCCTCGACTTTTCTGATCTGGGAACCTACTGCCAGTTCGACCTGTTCGGCACAGAAGTGTCGTACTACCAGCTCAATCCATCAGTAGACATGCCATCGGATGCTCAGCGGCTGGACAGGATCGCCATGTTGGTGCGAGAGGGACGGAGCGACAGGGTGCTCATGTCACACGATATACACACGAAGCATCGATTG GCCGCGTTCGGTGGTCACGGCTACTCGCACATCATAAACAACGTGGTCCCGCGAATGCCGGCGCGGGGATTCGCTGATGACGTCATCCAGCAGATCACTGTCCTCAACCCCGCCACTTGGCTCACTATGAACTGA
- the LOC128673084 gene encoding phosphotriesterase-related protein isoform X1 has protein sequence MQKKYFCAVLGDVTPDQLGHTLTHEHLAMNFSYFYTPPPEKIADQFQDTHMGNVGYIRQYPYSSQFNLELGDQAAKDAVLQDVKMFKRSGGGTIVENSTEGLQRAVGFYKRVSQDTSVHIVAGSGYYIADIQPKLSHISEEVMYERMLNDMTEGFEEDSSVKAGFLGEIASGWPLKDFERRAIKAAGQVQLQLGCPVSFHPHRLPDAPFEIIRLYLEAGGKPDKAVMSHLDRTLQDESKLLDFSDLGTYCQFDLFGTEVSYYQLNPSVDMPSDAQRLDRIAMLVREGRSDRVLMSHDIHTKHRLAAFGGHGYSHIINNVVPRMPARGFADDVIQQITVLNPATWLTMN, from the exons atgcaaaaaaaatatttctgcgcag ttCTAGGAGATGTAACCCCAGACCAGCTGGGTCACACTCTAACACACGAGCACCTAGCTATGAACTTCAGCTACTTCTACACTCCTCCCCCCGAGAAGATCGCCGACCAGTTCCAAGACACCCACATGGGAAACGTGGGGTACATCAGACAGTACCCATACAGCTCTCAGTTCAATTTGGAGTTAGGTGATCAAGCCGCAAAGGATGCAGTTTTGCAGGACGTCAAAATGTTCAAAAGAAGTGGTGGTG GCACAATCGTTGAAAATTCCACAGAAGGTTTACAAAGAGCCGTTGGTTTCTACAAGCGGGTGTCCCAGGACACCTCCGTTCACATTGTCGCCGGTTCCGGTTACTACATAGCTGATATACAGCCCAAACTCAGCCATATCAGTGAAGAAGTGATGTACGAACGAATGTTGAACGATATGACTGAAGGTTTTGAGGAGGACAGCTCGGTAAAGGCAGGGTTTCTGGGCGAAATTGCTAGTGGCTGGCCTTTGAAAG ACTTCGAACGCAGAGCCATCAAAGCGGCTGGTCAAGTGCAACTGCAGCTGGGGTGTCCAGTCAGCTTCCACCCGCACCGGTTGCCGGATGCACCCTTCGAGATCATCCGGCTGTACTTGGAAGCCGGAGGGAAGCCGGACAAGGCTGTCATGAGCCATTTAGACC GTACCCTACAAGACGAGAGCAAACTCCTCGACTTTTCTGATCTGGGAACCTACTGCCAGTTCGACCTGTTCGGCACAGAAGTGTCGTACTACCAGCTCAATCCATCAGTAGACATGCCATCGGATGCTCAGCGGCTGGACAGGATCGCCATGTTGGTGCGAGAGGGACGGAGCGACAGGGTGCTCATGTCACACGATATACACACGAAGCATCGATTG GCCGCGTTCGGTGGTCACGGCTACTCGCACATCATAAACAACGTGGTCCCGCGAATGCCGGCGCGGGGATTCGCTGATGACGTCATCCAGCAGATCACTGTCCTCAACCCCGCCACTTGGCTCACTATGAACTGA
- the LOC128673080 gene encoding dynein axonemal assembly factor 4-like, whose product MPILVKDYTWTQTMDSLHIRIPISPVFKEKVDIFTFDSYVKIHFSPFLFEVFLLHDVDNDKSKCLVKDDIIILDLIKIDSCNWDTLEKDITKPDKMKIRQEILEKSQAKAQQAAEDKKVRKSQLDRFTVQKAMDIDSKQHELMESRRDDQRKQAMDSLENWRVNSVNQNGIEGVTKESSGVKIVELPPSDDEEDKKGIAKTPAKKVTTKPVKKPVRSEYVDKKKEEVAKRVLPKLREAGELIITHTPRTFPTPSRESTAQEEETWLKNVTLARRATGFVSEDLRPEEQDPQWCKEKGDEFFRNGNFLGAISAYTHGLTLSDRLPSLFANRAATHFALGNFNKCLNDCSAALDLMKPHCEGNRRSRAKCIARRAAALVRLGYLSKGIDEMKAAVKLLPDDEKLKKDLYEMERAWEQNPDSD is encoded by the exons atgccgATCTTAGTAAAAGATTACACATGGACTCAAACAATGGACAGTTTACACATAAGGATACCGATAAGTCCGGTGTTCAAGGAGaaagtagatatttttacGTTTGATTCCTATGTGAAGATCCATTTTAGCCCTTTTCTATTTGAAGTATTCTTACTACACGATGTTGACAACGATAAGAGTAAATGTTTAGTTAAAGATGATATAATTATCTtagatttaatcaaaatagatAGTTGTAACTGGGATACATTAGAGAAAGATATAACCAAACcagataaaatgaaaataaggcAAGAAATCCTGGAGAAAAGTCAGGCGAAGGCGCAACAGGCTGCCGAAGACAAAAAGGTGAGGAAGTCTCAGCTGGATAGATTCACAGTTCAAAAAGCTATGGATATAGATTCAAAACAGCATGAATTAATGGAATCTAGACGAGATGATCAAAGAAAGCAAGCAATGGATTCATTAGAAAATTGGAGAGTTAATTCTGTAAATCAAAATGGCATTGAAGGTGTTACAAAAGAAAGTTCTGGAGTTAAAATAGTAGAATTACCTCCGTCTGATGACGAAGAAGATAAGAAAGGAATAGCAAAGACTCCAGCTAAAAAAGTGACTACGAAACCAGTAAAGAAACCAGTGAGGTCCGAATATGTCGATAAGAAAAAGGAAGAAGTGGCAAAGCGTGTTCTTCCAAAACTGAGGGAAGCTGGAGAGTTGATAATCACGCATACTCCGAGGACGTTTCCTACTCCTAGTCGAGAGTCGACAGCACAAGAGGAAGAGACGTGGCTTAAGAACGTTACACTGGCTAGAAGAGCTACAG GGTTTGTGTCAGAGGACCTTCGCCCTGAAGAGCAGGACCCTCAATGGTGCAAAGAGAAAGGAGATGAGTTCTTCCGAAACGGTAACTTTCTGGGTGCGATCAGTGCGTACACGCACGGCCTGACGTTGTCGGACAGGCTGCCGAGCTTGTTCGCCAACAGGGCCGCCACACACTTCGCGCTtggcaattttaataaatgt CTAAACGACTGTTCGGCCGCTCTGGACCTGATGAAGCCTCATTGCGAGGGCAACCGTCGAAGTCGCGCCAAGTGCATAGCTCGCCGCGCGGCTGCGCTTGTGCGGCTGGGGTACCTCAGCAAAGGCATTGATGAAATGAAAGCAGCCGTCAAACTACTGCCCGACGACGAAAAGTTAAAGAAAGActtgtatgaaatggagaggGCTTGGGAGCAAAATCCCGATTCTGATTAG
- the LOC128673075 gene encoding uncharacterized protein LOC128673075, whose protein sequence is MALSFLRSNVIARHVKRQFYQNKRSAGYVVLIPEIGEDADKNILLSDNGLPEFTDITIEKCIAAISKQSLEYESGVKQIEHASPKCKNAFTEIFLPLEKFDSQLELTWGMAKALYLGNSTLMPTKSYIQIHERAHQARMTKFNSGPIFQAAVDEKNRLKKLTDEEQRLLDKYILEGKLNGLEVKGAKRDRLGNLLGSLKKERQIYREKVNTANKLFTSTIADESILKEFPESLVKAMAGNETGRGPWKATLEPHIFEPFMQYCPERRLRWNMWQAYRQRCSNYVNKELETSTNLEKIRSLRHEQAQILGFDSFVDMSMETKMAGSVENLYSVLDSFLETAYPMQEVEIEMLQRFANERGFDVKLEHWDIPYWQRKQKWSLYNFDENKIRDFFPLPRVLHSLFNLCSTLFKILIVERTGVDTWHKDVKFYDVYDESSNRPIAGFYLDPYARQNLKIRVYDDAGWHISVRNKCTSTETTPLSALIFNFQAPIDGKPSLLTFNEVGVLFKRFGHSLRHLLTTANFSEVAGLSNVEWDAAEVCGHVMVHWLYDPHTIRALSGHYKSEEPLPENIITNLRSVRRHMAGYDLCQELYLSRLDLELHSKKTFWRDLMKELWPKYNILRLDKYDSHPLSFTKVISEEWGAAYYCHLWSKMIAADIYSAFEEAKQGEQDILSVGKRYRDTFLAYGGSCHPSEVFRRFRGRDPSPHALLNNLGLSKKMIEE, encoded by the exons ATGGCTTTATCCTTCCTCCGCAGTAATGTGATCGCTAGACACGTGAAAAGGCaattttaccaaaataaaCGCAGTGCTGGCTACGTCGTTTT aatcCCAGAAATTGGTGAAGATGCAGATAAGAATATTCTCCTCTCTGATAACGGCCTCCCGGAGTTTACCGACATTACCATAGAGAAGTGCATCGCCGCCATCAGCAAGCAGAGTTTAGAATATGAAAGTGGTGTAAAGCAGATTGAGCATGCATCTCCGAAGTGCAAAAATGCATTCACAGAAATATTTCTTCCTTTGGAGAAGTTTGACAGTCAATTAGAACTGACATGGGGCATGGCTAAAGCTCTATACCTGGGAAACAGTACGCTGATGCCCACGAAATCATATATACAAATCCACGAACGAGCCCATCAAGCTAGAATGACCAAATTCAACAGTGGGCCGATATTCCAAGCGGCggttgatgaaaaaaatcgaCTAAAAAAACTGACTGATGAAGAACAGAGGCTCCTagacaaatacattttagaagGGAAACTCAATGGATTAGAAGTAAAGGGCGCGAAACGTGACAGGCTAGGAAATCTACTTGGTTCGTTAAAAAAGGAAAGGCAGATTTATCGTGAGAAAGTCAATACAGCTAATAAATTGTTCACATCTACAATAGCTGATGAATCTATTCTTAAGGAATTTCCAGAGAGCTTGGTCAAGGCTATGGCGGGCAATGAGACGGGCAGGGGTCCTTGGAAAGCTACATTGGAACCCCATATTTTTGAGCCTTTTATGCAGTATTGCCCAGAGAGAAGGCTCAGATGGAATATGTGGCAAGCCTACAGACAACGATGTTCGAATTACGTCAACAAAGAACTTGAAACTAGTACGAATTTGGAAAAGATACGCAGTCTTAGACATGAGCAAGCACAAATCTTAGGGTTCGATTCATTTGTCGATATGAGCATGGAAACCAAAATGGCGGGGTCAGTTGAAAATTTATACAGTGTACTAGACAGTTTCCTTGAAACTGCTTACCCAATGCAAGAAGTTGAAATCGAAATGCTGCAGAGGTTCGCCAACGAAAGAGGTTTTGACGTCAAACTTGAACATTGGGACATTCCATATTGGCagagaaaacaaaaatggtCACTCTATAATTTTGACGAGAATAAAATCCGAGATTTTTTCCCTCTGCCTCGCGTCCTTCACAGTCTCTTTAACCTCTGCAGCACTCTTTTCAAAATTCTGATCGTGGAGCGCACGGGAGTCGATACCTGGCATAAGGACGTTAAATTTTACGACGTTTACGATGAATCTAGTAACAGACCTATAGCCGGCTTCTATTTAGACCCATACGCGCGTCAGAACCTTAAAATTCGTGTGTACGATGACGCTGGCTGGCATATTTCTGTACGTAATAAATGCACGTCCACTGAAACCACTCCACTCTCCGCTCTGATTTTCAACTTCCAAGCGCCCATAGACGGCAAGCCTTCTCTATTAACGTTCAACGAAGTAggagtattatttaaaaggttCGGCCATTCTTTGCGCCATTTACTGACAACGGCTAACTTCTCGGAGGTAGCTGGTCTGTCCAACGTTGAGTGGGACGCGGCTGAAGTTTGCGGCCATGTCATGGTCCATTGGTTATACGATCCCCACACGATTCGCGCGTTAAGCGGACATTACAAATCTGAGGAACCGTTGCCagaaaacattattacaaatCTTCGAAGCGTACGTCGACACATGGCAGGATATGATCTGTGTCAAGAACTATACTTATCGCGTCTTGACTTAGAATTACACTCAAAGAAAACTTTCTGGCGCGATCTCATGAAGGAACTATGGCCTAAATACAACATTCTGCGGCTTGATAAATACGACTCGCATCCTTTGTCGTTCACGAAAGTTATTTCAGAAGAGTGGGGGGCGGCTTACTACTGCCATCTCTGGTCGAAAATGATCGCCGCAGATATTTACAGTGCATTTGAAGAGGCTAAACAAGGAGAGCAGGATATATTATCTGTGGGAAAGAGATACAGAGATACCTTCCTGGCGTACGGTGGTAGTTGCCACCCTAGCGAGGTATTCAGGAGGTTCCGAGGAAGAGACCCTTCGCCCCACGCCCTCTTAAACAATTTAGGGTTATCGAAGAAGATGATAGAAGAATAA